One Salvia splendens isolate huo1 chromosome 22, SspV2, whole genome shotgun sequence DNA segment encodes these proteins:
- the LOC121787528 gene encoding uncharacterized protein LOC121787528 produces the protein MAVSFRTIFTNKNPISSLIPFSPTHFPKPPISPFQPLNSRPHLPNYAFLTCQSRVSPLRKATASFGDLQIDGSKGAGSSTFNFDDLLCNLEFLSLTISAAVSLYAAVSFGLQKGAVLGWFGSKVFVWQCVVLVASVVVGAVIRRRQWRRVCGPGFSKGANLLRRVEKLEEDLRSSASLIRFLSRQLEKLDVRVRAARKSLKEPIFETAALARKNSEVTRALAAREDVLEKELGEIHTVLLAMQEQQEKVLNLILATGKARHLLNSKPTQTISPNKPEASNSSSMDGEQNTEIGNKLETLDVANASQ, from the exons atggcaGTCTCTTTTCGCACCATCTTCACAAACAAGAACCCAATCTCTTCCCTAATCCCTTTCTCACCGACTCATTTCCCAAAACCCCCAATTTCGCCATTTCAACCCCTAAATTCACGACCCCATCTCCCCAATTACGCCTTCTTGACATGCCAATCCCGCGTTTCCCCCCTCAGAAAGGCAACCGCCTCTTTCGGCGACCTCCAAATTGACGGCAGCAAGGGCGCCGGCTCCAGCACTTTCAATTTCGACGATCTTCTCTGCAATCTTGAATTCTTGAGCCTAACTATCTCGGCTGCGGTCTCGTTGTATGCAGCGGTGAGCTTCGGATTGCAAAAGGGGGCGGTTCTTGGGTGGTTTGGGAGCAAGGTTTTTGTGTGGCAGTGTGTGGTGTTGGTGGCGAGCGTCGTGGTTGGGGCGGTGATACGGCGGCGGCAGTGGCGGAGGGTGTGCGGGCCCGGGTTCTCGAAGGGGGCTAATTTGTTGAGGAGAGTGGAGAAATTGGAGGAGGATTTGCGCAGCTCGGCGTCCCTCATTCGGTTTCTGTCGAGGCAGCTAGAGAAGCTCGATGTTCGGGTTCGGGCCGCCCGGAAATCTCTGAAAGAACCGATCTTTGAG ACTGCAGCGTTGGCACGGAAGAACTCTGAGGTCACTCGAGCATTGGCAGCACGTGAAGACGTTTTGGAGAAGGAACTCGGGGAGATTCACACTGTTCTGCTAGCTATGCAG GAACAACAAGAGAAAGTGCTGAACCTCATCCTTGCTACTGGAAAAGCTAGGCATCTGTTGAATAGCAAACCGACACAAACTATCAGCCCGAACAAACCAGAGGCTTCAAACTCATCATCAATGGACGGCGAACAAAACACAGAAATAGGCAACAAACTCGAGACTCTGGATGTTGCGAACGCGAGCCAATAA
- the LOC121787527 gene encoding F-box protein FBW2-like, translated as MDEACDFPKWDELIPDALGLIFKNLSLVELLTVVPRVCKSWGKAVSGPYCWQEIDIVEWSRTHEREVVERLLQLLVSRSCGSLRKLSVSGVASDQSIFFIVNHARSLKTLQLPGSHMNNSVMEMAAAKLSCLTFLDLSYCVNIGAQALEAVGKHCKYLTTLRRVMHPLEVIDKLSQDDEGLAIAATMPKLKHLEIAYLLVETSSVVKIIENCKELELLDIRGCWQVKLDEKLVKRFPNLKIVGPLVVDFYDMNGWDNCSDNSSSSGYLPWDFADDVDDEYNEMMENDFWEDELPVEDIGMWFYYDVNDADIGYDWPQSP; from the exons ATGGACgaggcatgtgattttccgaaaTGGGACGAACTGATACCGGATGCACTTGGGCTGATATTCAAGAATCTGTCTCTTGTTGAGCTGCTAACTGTGGTGCCAAGAGTCTGCAAGTCTTGGGGAAAAGCAGTGTCTGGGCCGTATTGTTGGCAAGAGATAGACATTGTTGAGTGGAGCAGGACTCATGAGCGTGAAGTCGTTGAACGGCTGCTTCAGTTGCTCGTTTCTAGAAGCTGTGGCTCGCTCAGGAAGCTCAGCGTCTCTGGTGTTGCCAGTGACCAAAGCATTTTCTTCATAGTTAATCA TGCTCGATCTCTAAAAACGTTGCAACTGCCCGGAAGCCACATGAACAATTCAGTAATGGAGATGGCTGCTGCAAAGCTATCATGTCTGACTTTCCTCGATTTGAGTTACTGCGTCAACATAGGTGCTCAAGCCCTGGAAGCAGTCGGGAAGCACTGTAAATACCTCACCACTTTGCGAAGGGTAATGCATCCGCTGGAGGTGATCGACAAGCTTTCCCAAGACGATGAAGGCCTAGCCATCGCTGCCACAATGCCAAAACTGAAGCATCTAGAGATTGCCTACTTGCTCGTCGAAACATCAAGCGTAGTCAAGATTATCGAAAACTGCAAAGAGCTCGAGTTGCTGGATATACGAGGATGCTGGCAGGTGAAGCTGGATGAAAAGTTGGTGAAGAGATTCCCTAATCTGAAGATTGTTGGACCCCTTGTTGTGGATTTCTATGATATGAATGGCTGGGATAATTGTTCAGATAACTCGAGTTCTTCCGGGTACCTGCCTTGGGACTTTGCAGACGACGTGGATGATGAGTACAACGAGATGATGGAGAACGATTTCTGGGAAGACGAACTCCCTGTAGAGGACATTGGGATGTGGTTTTACTATGACGTTAACGATGCAGATATTGGTTATGATTGGCCTCAGTCTCCTTAA